A section of the Anaerolineae bacterium genome encodes:
- a CDS encoding carboxypeptidase M32, with translation MQAKLQRLKELLGEVADIRRAAAVLGWDQETYMPSGGAAQRGQQLATLSRLAHIKFTSDEIGQLLDDLQPYVAERDPDSDEARLVKVTRRKYDKATRVPPELVAEMSQAASEGQMAWREAKAQSDFARFRPYLERLVDLKREYARLFAPYDHIYDPLLDDFEPGMKTAQVKEIFVALRPQQVELIRAIAERPQVEDGFLYLDYDEQKQWDFGVAVITRFGYDWQRGRQDKSAHPFTTSFGMGDVRITTRIFRNNLASGLFSTLHEGGHALYEQGIDPALDRTPLANGASLAVHESQSRLWENLVGRSRAFWEHFYPRLKETFPTQLGNVSLDDFYKGINKVQPSLIRVEADEATYNLHIMLRLELEIALMEGSLEVKDLPEAWNARMEEYLGLTPPNDAQGVLQDIHWSMGALGYFSTYALGNLISVQLWEAMQRDIPDMEEQIRRGEFEALLGWLREMVHRHGAKFEPQELVKRVTGSEITAEPYVRYLSTKFGAIYGLS, from the coding sequence ATGCAAGCCAAACTGCAACGCTTGAAAGAACTTCTCGGCGAAGTGGCGGATATCCGCCGCGCAGCCGCGGTGTTGGGATGGGACCAGGAAACCTACATGCCCTCGGGAGGGGCGGCGCAGCGGGGGCAGCAACTGGCCACGCTTTCCCGTCTGGCGCACATCAAGTTCACCTCGGACGAAATTGGCCAATTGCTGGATGACCTTCAACCCTATGTGGCCGAACGGGATCCCGATTCCGACGAGGCACGCCTGGTGAAGGTCACCCGGCGCAAGTACGACAAAGCCACCCGGGTGCCCCCGGAACTGGTCGCCGAAATGAGCCAGGCCGCTTCAGAAGGACAGATGGCCTGGCGAGAGGCCAAAGCCCAATCCGACTTTGCCAGATTCCGCCCCTATCTGGAGCGGTTGGTGGACCTGAAGCGGGAGTATGCCCGCCTGTTCGCCCCCTACGATCACATTTACGATCCATTGCTGGACGACTTCGAGCCGGGGATGAAAACGGCGCAGGTAAAGGAGATTTTCGTCGCCCTGCGCCCTCAACAGGTGGAGTTGATCCGCGCCATCGCCGAACGCCCCCAGGTGGAGGATGGGTTCCTCTACCTCGATTACGACGAGCAGAAGCAATGGGATTTTGGCGTGGCGGTGATCACGCGCTTTGGTTATGATTGGCAACGGGGCCGTCAGGATAAATCGGCTCATCCCTTCACCACCAGTTTTGGGATGGGGGATGTGCGCATCACCACGCGGATTTTCCGGAACAACCTGGCTTCGGGTTTGTTCAGCACCCTGCACGAGGGCGGGCATGCGCTTTACGAGCAAGGCATCGACCCGGCGCTGGATCGCACGCCGCTGGCCAACGGCGCCTCTCTGGCCGTGCATGAGTCCCAATCGCGCCTGTGGGAAAATCTGGTCGGGCGTTCGCGGGCCTTTTGGGAGCACTTCTACCCCCGCCTGAAGGAAACTTTCCCTACCCAACTGGGCAATGTCAGCCTGGACGATTTCTACAAGGGCATCAACAAGGTGCAGCCTTCACTCATTCGGGTAGAGGCGGATGAGGCTACCTATAACTTGCACATCATGTTGCGCCTGGAACTGGAAATCGCCCTCATGGAAGGCTCCCTGGAAGTGAAGGACCTCCCCGAAGCGTGGAACGCCCGCATGGAGGAATATCTGGGCCTCACGCCGCCGAACGATGCCCAGGGGGTGTTGCAGGATATTCACTGGTCCATGGGCGCGTTGGGCTACTTCTCCACCTACGCTTTGGGCAACTTGATCTCGGTGCAATTGTGGGAGGCCATGCAGCGTGACATCCCCGATATGGAGGAGCAGATCCGCCGTGGGGAGTTCGAGGCGCTGTTGGGCTGGTTGCGTGAGATGGTCCACCGCCACGGGGCCAAGTTCGAGCCGCAGGAGTTGGTCAAGCGGGTGACGGGTTCGGAGATCACGGCCGAGCCGTATGTGCGCTACTTGAGCACCAAATTTGGGGCGATTTACGGCCTGTCTTGA
- a CDS encoding response regulator, translating into MANEKILIIDDDLDTLKLVGLLLQRNGYQIAAAKSGPQGIQKARQVHPDLILLDVMMPGMDGYETARHLRADPETASIPIIMFTAKSQLDDKLAGFESGADDYVTKPVHPAELLARVRRVLSRTTGQLSVERPAATGGLRGFAAGVLGAKGGVGVTTVALNLGIALRQESKNSVTIAEMRPAHGTLGVELGFESNNGLGNLLNLPIDQITETRVGNELLVFNPGLRFLLASADPAQIAFFTEGAKAERITHHLKKLAPFTILDLGPGFQPWTAKLLPLCDHLFIVVDSFPSTLRIAQALIQHLGAQGFGTGRLSAILLNRTRSAMQASASEAQRLLGIPIAKVITPAPELAYQATKNHVPMIIQAPNSLTASQFNEIAKYLHEEVLVRA; encoded by the coding sequence ATGGCCAACGAAAAAATCCTGATCATTGACGACGATCTCGATACCTTGAAGTTGGTGGGGCTATTGCTCCAGCGAAACGGGTATCAAATCGCTGCGGCCAAATCCGGTCCTCAAGGCATCCAAAAGGCACGCCAGGTCCACCCCGACTTGATTCTGCTGGATGTGATGATGCCGGGGATGGACGGCTACGAGACCGCCCGCCACCTGCGGGCCGACCCCGAAACCGCCTCCATCCCCATCATCATGTTTACGGCGAAAAGTCAACTGGACGACAAACTGGCTGGGTTCGAATCCGGCGCCGACGACTATGTCACCAAGCCCGTCCATCCTGCCGAATTGCTGGCCCGGGTGCGCCGGGTGCTCAGCCGCACCACCGGGCAATTGAGCGTCGAGCGCCCGGCAGCCACCGGGGGGTTGCGGGGCTTCGCCGCGGGGGTTTTGGGCGCCAAGGGAGGCGTTGGGGTCACCACCGTGGCCCTCAACCTGGGTATCGCCCTGCGCCAGGAAAGCAAAAACAGCGTGACCATCGCCGAGATGCGCCCGGCCCACGGCACCCTGGGCGTGGAACTGGGCTTTGAAAGCAACAACGGTCTGGGCAATCTGCTCAACCTGCCCATCGATCAGATCACCGAAACCCGAGTAGGCAACGAACTGCTGGTGTTCAATCCGGGGTTGCGGTTTCTCCTAGCCTCCGCCGACCCCGCTCAGATCGCCTTTTTCACCGAGGGCGCCAAAGCCGAACGGATCACCCACCATCTCAAAAAACTGGCCCCTTTCACCATCCTGGATTTGGGGCCGGGATTCCAGCCGTGGACGGCCAAACTGCTGCCATTGTGCGACCATTTGTTCATCGTGGTCGACAGTTTCCCCTCCACCTTGCGCATCGCCCAGGCCCTCATTCAGCACCTGGGGGCTCAGGGCTTCGGCACCGGGCGGCTGAGCGCCATTCTGCTCAACCGCACCCGCTCGGCCATGCAGGCTTCGGCCAGCGAAGCCCAACGCCTGCTGGGCATCCCCATCGCCAAGGTCATCACCCCTGCTCCAGAACTGGCCTACCAGGCCACCAAGAACCATGTCCCCATGATCATCCAGGCCCCCAACAGTCTGACCGCCTCCCAATTCAACGAAATCGCCAAATACCTGCACGAAGAGGTGTTGGTACGCGCATGA
- a CDS encoding L,D-transpeptidase, protein MPALTRRDALKLGLLSLTALAWRPFARWFGQGRSPFGPVAQWARITVGGVPIFAEPDFQAPRVGHFPRDTLFPILEEVISPHGPPYNPRWYRTWRGYVHTAYTQRVEFAPQWYLRPTLPPGGQPAEVTVPYAQSYRVAQQKPWKPLYRLYYGSVHWVVDFVREQGKGWFVVEDDLLKVRYAVLAEHLRLLTPEEVAPISPDVPPLAKWIRVSLSEQRVYAYEGQEMVFQATISSGIPSNLPTDNGIPTKTPSGRFFITSKAFARHMGNGDLTTALEAYELPGVPWVGFFVETGVAFHGTYWHDNFGTPMSHGCINMHNEDARWLFRWSTPTLKAQADYWEPFKNGRGTTVIVED, encoded by the coding sequence ATGCCTGCTCTCACTCGACGAGACGCTTTGAAACTGGGCCTGCTTTCGCTGACCGCCCTGGCCTGGCGCCCCTTTGCGCGCTGGTTCGGCCAGGGGCGCTCCCCCTTTGGCCCCGTTGCCCAATGGGCCCGTATCACCGTGGGCGGGGTGCCCATCTTCGCCGAACCCGACTTTCAGGCTCCCAGGGTGGGACACTTTCCCCGCGACACGCTGTTCCCCATCTTAGAGGAGGTCATCTCTCCGCATGGGCCGCCTTACAACCCCCGCTGGTATCGCACCTGGCGAGGGTATGTGCACACGGCCTACACGCAACGCGTGGAGTTTGCGCCGCAATGGTATCTACGGCCCACCCTGCCGCCTGGGGGGCAACCCGCCGAGGTCACCGTGCCCTACGCCCAGTCTTACCGCGTGGCCCAGCAAAAACCCTGGAAGCCGCTCTACCGCCTGTATTACGGCTCCGTGCACTGGGTGGTGGATTTCGTTCGAGAGCAGGGCAAAGGCTGGTTCGTGGTGGAGGACGATTTGCTCAAGGTGCGTTACGCCGTCCTGGCGGAGCATTTGCGCCTGCTCACCCCTGAAGAAGTGGCCCCGATTTCGCCCGATGTTCCCCCGTTGGCCAAGTGGATTCGCGTCTCCCTGAGCGAGCAGCGGGTTTACGCCTACGAGGGCCAGGAGATGGTCTTTCAGGCGACCATCTCTTCAGGCATTCCCTCGAACCTGCCCACGGACAACGGCATCCCCACCAAAACGCCCAGCGGGCGCTTCTTCATCACCAGTAAAGCCTTCGCCCGGCACATGGGCAACGGTGACCTGACCACGGCCCTGGAGGCCTACGAACTGCCCGGCGTGCCCTGGGTGGGGTTCTTCGTGGAAACCGGGGTCGCCTTCCACGGCACCTACTGGCACGACAACTTCGGTACGCCCATGAGCCACGGGTGCATCAACATGCACAACGAAGATGCCCGGTGGCTCTTTCGCTGGAGCACCCCCACCCTGAAGGCCCAGGCCGACTACTGGGAACCCTTCAAAAACGGGCGCGGCACCACCGTCATCGTGGAAGACTGA
- a CDS encoding NAD-dependent deacylase: MNAFPFADSLDDLIREAAAYIRHARYGVVLTGAGISTPSGIPDFRSTGSGLWDKYDPFEVASLNAFRHHPERFFEWVRPLTREMMNAQPNPAHYAIAQLEQAGYFKTIITQNIDGLHQRAGSKQVIEVHGTLNTATCTRCFRTYPKETFLEAFLQSGEIPRCPECGGILKPDVVLFGEQLPWKAWSAAEKAARQCDLMFVAGSSLEVTPVANLPLIAVQSGAALIIVNHTPTYIDIRADVVLRGDVANIIPRIAQAVLQSENA; the protein is encoded by the coding sequence ATGAACGCTTTTCCCTTCGCCGACTCCCTGGACGACCTCATCCGCGAAGCCGCCGCCTACATTCGTCATGCCCGCTACGGCGTGGTGCTCACGGGAGCAGGTATCTCCACCCCTTCGGGCATTCCCGACTTCCGTTCCACCGGAAGCGGCCTGTGGGACAAATACGATCCTTTCGAAGTGGCCTCCCTGAACGCCTTCCGTCACCATCCGGAGCGGTTCTTCGAATGGGTGCGTCCCCTGACGCGGGAGATGATGAACGCCCAACCCAACCCGGCCCATTACGCCATCGCCCAACTGGAACAGGCCGGATATTTCAAGACCATCATCACCCAAAACATCGACGGATTGCACCAGCGCGCCGGGTCCAAACAAGTGATCGAAGTGCACGGCACCTTAAACACCGCCACCTGCACCCGCTGCTTCCGTACCTATCCCAAAGAGACCTTCCTGGAAGCTTTCCTCCAGAGCGGGGAGATTCCTCGCTGCCCGGAATGCGGCGGCATTCTCAAACCCGATGTGGTGCTTTTCGGCGAGCAACTGCCCTGGAAAGCCTGGTCGGCCGCAGAAAAAGCGGCCCGTCAATGCGACCTGATGTTCGTGGCCGGCTCCTCGTTGGAGGTCACCCCGGTGGCCAACCTGCCGCTTATCGCGGTCCAGAGTGGTGCCGCCCTCATCATCGTCAACCACACGCCCACCTATATCGACATTCGCGCCGATGTGGTGCTCCGGGGCGATGTCGCCAACATCATCCCGCGCATCGCTCAGGCCGTGCTCCAAAGTGAAAACGCCTGA
- a CDS encoding response regulator, protein MSGKKVLFVDDSQQTLTLLARIARLVGSIPRVARSLDEAVAVVRQDTPDLVLVDLRMPQTDGLSVIRVLRQALPAGQTRIFLLTAEADPALQEAALQAGARGVLEKPLSPDILLEVLDG, encoded by the coding sequence GTGAGCGGGAAGAAAGTGCTGTTTGTGGATGATTCGCAACAAACCCTGACCTTGTTGGCCCGCATCGCGCGTCTGGTGGGGTCGATTCCCCGGGTGGCCCGTTCTCTGGACGAGGCGGTGGCTGTGGTTCGGCAGGATACGCCGGATTTGGTGTTGGTGGACCTGCGCATGCCGCAAACGGACGGCTTGAGCGTGATCCGTGTCCTTCGGCAGGCCCTGCCGGCGGGGCAGACGCGCATTTTCCTGTTGACGGCCGAGGCCGACCCGGCCCTGCAAGAGGCCGCTCTTCAGGCCGGTGCCCGAGGCGTGCTGGAGAAACCCCTTTCCCCCGATATCTTGTTGGAGGTGTTGGATGGCTGA